A part of Aegilops tauschii subsp. strangulata cultivar AL8/78 chromosome 2, Aet v6.0, whole genome shotgun sequence genomic DNA contains:
- the LOC141040873 gene encoding uncharacterized protein produces MEYNQHVIFWNVRGLNCPAKRSAVHSVMASTNPCIMCLQETKISALSSPLVRETLGAQFADYFFLPATDTRGGILLAWKNDIVSLSHPTIADHFINALVSPRDGSPHWWVTGVYGPQQDQDKTIFLSDLHDMRSCCADQWLIGGDFNMIATAEDKNNGNLHRASMHRFRHITADEELRDLYLHGRRYTWSNEREAPTLERIDRMLCTAGWASDHPSYMLRRLSSTASDHAPLFIDALPRSSKHMRFHFERFWPSLPGYHDTVAQAWSSVPHEPDPFRCIFAKLRATASERATSIDFDALDPRSFELHDLELPFSEGEIWDAIRQLLKGRAPGPDKFTSEFLCASWPIIKEDFVAAFEKLSALNGRGFQRLNEALLLLLPKRQDACTLSDYRPISLIHLFAKLFAKVLSLCLAPSLGEMISTNQSVFIARHCIHDNFMLV; encoded by the exons ATGGAGTACAACCAACATGTCATCTTCTGGAACGTGCGCGGCCTCAACTGCCCCGCCAAACGCAGCGCCGTCCATTCCGTAATGGCCTCGACTAACCCATGTATCATGTGCCTTCAAGAAACAAAGATTTCTGCCTTATCGTCGCCCCTTGTCCGCGAAACGTTGGGTGCCCAATTCGCCGACTACTTCTTCCTTCCTGCCACGGACACGCGCGGAGGAATCCTACTCGCCTGGAAGAATGACATCGTCTCCCTCTCCCACCCTACCATTGCCGACCACTTCATCAACGCATTGGTGTCCCCTCGAGATGGCAGCCCACACTGGTGGGTGACCGGGGTCTACGGGCCACAACAAGACCAAGACAAGACCATATTCCTCTCTGACCTCCACGATATGAGATCCTGCTGCGCCGACCAATGGCTCATTGGGGGTGACTTTAACATGATCGCGACCGCGGAGGACAAGAACAACGGCAACTTGCATCGGGCCTCCATGCACCGATTTCGGCACATCACCGCGGACGAGGAGCTGCGAGACTTATACCTCCACGGCCGTCGTTACACATGGTCCAATGAGCGCGAGGCCCCGACCCTTGAGCGCATCGATCGCATGCTCTGCACTGCTGGCTGGGCGTCCGATCACCCAAGCTACATGCTACGCCGCTTGTCGTCTACGGCCTCGGACCATGCACCGCTCTTCATCGACGCCCTCCCCCGGTCCTCGAAGCACATGCGCTTCCACTTCGAGCGCTTTTGGCCCTCCCTCCCGGGCTACCACGACACGGTGGCGCAAGCTTGGTCATCCGTCCCCCATGAGCCAGACCCGTTCAGATGTATCTTTGCAAAGCTGCGTGCCACCGCCAG TGAGCGCGCCACCTCCATCGACTTTGATGCTCTCGACCCGCGATCATTCGAGCTGCATGATCTGGAGCTCCCATTCTCGGAGGGTGAGATCTGGGACGCCATCCGACAGTTGCTGAAGGGGCGGGCTCCTGGCCCCGACAAGTTCACCTCGGAATTTCTCTGCGCCTCGTGGCCGATCATCAAGGAGGACTTTGTTGCTGCGTTTGAGAAACTTTCTGCCCTCAACGGTCGCGGGTTCCAGCGGCTCAACGAAGCACTCCTTCTCCTGCTACCCAAAAGGCAAGACGCATGCACGCTCTCGGATTACCGGCCGATCAGCCTGATCCATCTCTTTGCCAAGCTCTTCGCCAAGGTGCTCTCGCTCTGCCTCGCGCCAAGTCTAGGAGAGATGATTTCCACCAACCAGAGCGTTTTCATTGCCCGCCACTGCATTCACGACAACTTCATGCTAGTCTAA